In Neodiprion virginianus isolate iyNeoVirg1 chromosome 6, iyNeoVirg1.1, whole genome shotgun sequence, the genomic window CGACTGGAAGGGGAAACCCTGGTCATATTTTTTCGCTGCTATAATATCCCCTAGCCAAAGACTACTCGGATTGCCAAACGTCGGTAAATGGAAACAACATTTTTGCGTAGTTACTTTTGCGTGGACGAATGCTTACGCGCATTCTTTAATATACTGAACATTTTGATCTAAAAAGCTGTAGTTAGTTTCGTGAGTATAATCATAGGTGAAATGTTAAAATAATTAGCCATTCTATACAAGTCGCTATAGTTCTGCACGAAACGCGTCACGGACGAGGATGGCACGAATACTTCAGcagaatagaaattatttataactatTTCACCATATACCttgctgataaaattttcgaagagCATTTTGTGTGAAAAGTTGAATCAATTTCATTTACTGATTTAGTGATAATTGGAAACGATTGCAATAAGGgtttccaattttcaatcgGTAAAGAAGGAAAATGGTAGCGCCTTAATCAAGGGTAATTTCTTTCTTGGGTTGGTAATTACGTGTTTACTGCTTGCCGCTTGCGCCTCGCGCTGGAATAGTGATTTGTTTGCGGCGTTTCGTGCTTCGACACAAcggcaaaagaaaaaaaagatttgcTTAATGGGCGTAAATAGTTTATAAAGCAGTTACcataatttttcacgataaATTAACACACTATGGAAGTAAGCAGTGAACAACCCGCTCCAACTATGGAGCCTGCCGCTAATACAGAGCAGGAAGCCACCGAAGAACCTACAGAGGAAACAGAGGAGTACAATTTCGATGGTGACGACTACAGGCCTTTTATTCCGCGAGGCCGAGGAGGTTTTAGGTAATAAAATACTGAGTCGAAATTTTAAGCTACTCGCCAATTTCCCGACCACCTCGATTAACCTCCTCGCAAAGATTTATTGAAGTTCGAAGAAAGATTTCGAAAGCAATATTCACTCCAGAAAAATTACAgcaataatcataataataacgagGACGTCATGTGTTATCTGTACACACACATGTAGCCatggaaacaattttttttttcaactgaaaaTGATTAATATGGATGTTATTCTGTTACACTTGGTAAATTAAAAGGGAAAACATGTTTCAAAAGACTTATATTCCCACACAAGTTATCACCAAAAAATCTAAATAGTCTGGCAAACAGATTGATACATGctagcaaaaataaaaattttgtcttTGTAAATTCCAACCACAAATCAGTCAGAAGTTATTTGATTCTCatgattttcatttgaaatatccAGACAATATATTTATCTTGTAGAGCTGGCATTTGAGAAGTTCTGATACATGTAGAActgcgaatttgaaaaatgatttgctTCCGTTTCTTTCTAATTCTCGGTCGCACTAATTctctataatatttaattcgCAATCTTGTAACAGTTTTGGATTTGTTTCCAATCTTGTCAAGAGTGGGACTGATTATTTTGTCTGATACTTTCTTActattgtttataattttcagcACAATTCACTCATATTTAAAATTgacttaaaattttgaatgtacATTTTCTCAAAACTTTGAGCTTTTAAGTACGTACTCAATATTCTGATATTCATATTTATGCCGTTGATAGATGATCTGTAATAAGTGATTCTAAGTGCATAGGTAATCACCTTTTTTATGTCTTTATTTTAGGGGTCGGGGTCGGGGAGCATTTGACTTTCCAATGAGAGGTGGGCCCCCTAGATTtagaggacgaggatttggCCCACGTGGGCCAATGTTCAGAGGAGGAAACAATGGGTTCCCTTTCGAAGGTCCACCGCGTCCCAATTGTCCTCCAGGCCCTGGAGGACCACGTTTTCGTGGCCCGCCACCATTCGATCCAAGCTGGGGCCCTATGGGACCCCCTAATTTGATGGGGCCTCCCAACATGATGGGACCACCTGGAATGgtagcctgtttattcgaatTCTGAGAATGATCTCAACTCTTGGATGATCAATGCATTTGTGAAATCGTTAAAGATTATACTAATTTTCGTTTGTGTCACTTTTCAGCCCCCTCCACACATGATGAACGGACCTCTTGGTGCTGGCCCGTATGGTCCACCGCCTGGAATGGGACCACCAAGCATGAATGTACGTCTGTAATTAATCGATAAAATGAGGATTATCAGCTGAATGAAGTTTGATATTCTCACTTGTGGCATGAATATCTTATGTAAGAGTAAACTACTTACTGGTAAATGATAATCTGTTTAAAGCAGGGAGCACAAGTCGCCGGTCAGCAGACTCAACAGCAGATACATCAATCGCAAACAAACATTCCAGGATTAGACCTTAATGGTGAGGTATGGGTTGAGACGAAAACTGGGGACGGAAagtcatatttttataatataagaACAAGGGAGACTACCTGGACCAAGCCTGAGGGACCAAATGTTAAAGTTATGGCACAAGATCAGGTGGGCATTCAGAATTTGCGGTATTCCGTATTTCCTTATTAGTTTCACATACTTTCACCTCCTAACGTGGTAAAATTCTTATGTAATATATTAGTTAGAGCAACTGGTACATGGCGCTGCTAAACAAGGTACTGGATCGACAACGCCAACAGGTACAATACAGTCTCAACCGGCTGAAACACGAGTAACACAGTCTGGCGAACAAGTAACTGGCAGCTCAGAAACTCAGAGTCAAGCTGCTACCTCAACACCTTCTTCTGCAACTACCGCACCAGCCAGTGAACCAACCGACACAAGTGTACAGCCGGAAATAAGTCAGACAAATggttaaaattatatataatacgttaTCTTACATTGTTTCATATACCGGATTTATGAAGTAacgtaaaatataaaactttGCAGCATCACCATCGGCTGTTAGTGCACTGGCGACTAACGGCACAGCAAACATGATGCAACCACCACCAAATATGTTGCCAATGCAACACAGAATGCCCACCAACCAGTTTGGAGGTCCTATACCCACTCCGTTTGGAGCAGCACCTTTTGGCATGCCTCCGCCAGGCTTCCAGGCGTTTGGAAATTATGGACCACCTCAAACAAATTGgggtaaataatttttcttggCGCGAAATTTAAATTGTGTTATGAGCACATTCATTTTCAGCGAACGAATGTCTCTTTTTATTCAGGTATGCCACAAATGCCACATGGAGTTATGACTCCTCAGACTGGTGTTGAAGATCCCGCCATATTGGCACAGATAGACCCGGAGTTAGTGGCGTTAGCATTAGTTTGGACTGAACATCGTGCACCTGATGGCCGGATGtactattataatacaaaagCAGGCGAATCAGTTTGGGAAAAGCCGCAGCCAATGAAAGATTTTGAAAGTACGTATATCAATACTCAGGATTAGAAAATTGGGAGAATCACTGCACgagtttataaattatatccaaagattttcatcaatttgtgATTCCTTCATATTGTCTGTTTCTTGGAGTAACAGGTCACATTTTGATACCGACTATTACTAATATGCTACAAACCTTTTCTTATCGAATTTTCAGATGCAAAACTTGCCATACGACAAAAAGCAGATGACATAGTACCTGCTGGAACTCAAGACGTGCCGATCAAACTTGAGAAACAAGAAGAGAGTAGCCCAGAGaccaaagaaaatttcaaggaaactgaaaataacaaacaaaagaaagaTGAAGTTGTTCCCAAAGAATCAGCTAAACCACAAGATAAATCAAGGCCGATTTCTAGCACTCCCGTTCCTGGAACACCATGGTAATAATTGTCTTGTTCAGCtgtatatattaaaaataaactttcctatttgttatttaatatttgCTATGTTTTCCATAATTAGGTGCGTTGTGTGGACTGGAGACGGTCGCGTATTTTTCTATAATCCCTCTTCCCGAATATCAGTGTGGGAAAGGCCCGAGGATCTAGTTGGACGGGCAGACGTTGAGAAACTGATTGCCACTCCACCAGATGCTGTTGCTACACCCAAAAATCCACACCAATCAGATTCTTGCGAAAGCAGTGACGAGGAACAGCCAACACCAGctaaaaaaccaaaacaagAAGAAGTTGTTAAAGGTATTTAATCAATTTGCCGCAGCATATGTAGATGACAAAGTTATCAACATTATATACCTGCTGTTTGTTTTACATTAATGTCGTTCTCAGTCATCCctaaggaggaggaggaaaaggaaggaaagaaaactATTGACATAGGTAAGGAGGCTGCGATTGAAGCAGAAGTGAGGGCTGCTAGAGAGAGAGCCATTGTTCCTTTGGATACAAGAATCAAATCATTCAAAGATATGCTAGCAGAAAAAGATGTAAGTAGAATTTGCCGTTGTTCTGTGACAATCAGTTAACTTTCAATTGTTGACGatacttatattttttattcgaccCTGTTTGGATTCAGGTATCAGCATTCAGTACGTGGGAGAAAGAGTTGCATAAAATAGTATTCGACCCTCGCTATTTGTTGTTGACATCGAAGGAGAGGAAGCAagtctttgaaaaatatgtaaagGAGCGAGCTGAGGAGGAAAGACGAGAGAagcgaaataaaatgaagGAAAGGAAGGAACAATTTCAGAAGCTTCTCGAAGAAGCTACACTTCATGGAAAGTAGGTTACTGACTTACTGTATATTTTATGATGAGATATGGTATTCTGTATCATCTCAACACCTTCATTCTATCATCATGATCCCAAAAATCTGGCATTGTATCTGGCATTTAGTGTCACAGTTTAAACTtaactttttatattttatgtacaAACAGATCATCGTTCAGTGATTTTGCTCAAAAACATGGCAAAGACGACCGTTTTAAAAACGTGGAGAAGATGCGCGAGCGCGAGAGTCTGTTCAACGAATATCTACTGGAAGTGCGAAAGCgggagaaggaggagaaaaCGGCTAAACGAGAACAGGTATGCCAGTTGGAATTATTCAGCATAACATAATACTGCCGATTGAAAggccaatttttttacaggttTTACTTTGAAAGAAAGTAATCAACGTTTTGGCAAAATTctagaaaattaaacaatcgAATCATCATTAGATCACGCATTCACAGTTTCATATAAAATATCttattttttagaatttaaTTAGGCAAATTAAGAATATTTCGAACATTTTCGAGTTTGGCTTCTTGTTCTTGATTCTCAAGTAACTCAAAGTTTGTGATACTAAATCTTTCTCGTTTCAATTTGAAGACCAGAAACTTAGTGTAAGACTGCCAACTGATTAAGCTCGATTAACAataacatatataataatctTTACTACGTTTTAGCAACCTTCGCATTTTTTTCAGCAAGTATGTGAGCCTAACATGTTATACAATAACTTACTGCCATGAAATCTGATTTTAAATAATCCTCAGGTCAAATAACAATTCACCACgtctttgttttttgttctatCTTTTGCGTCCAACAGTGAAAAAATACGACTTCAATTGTTGTGATTTTAAAAGTATTTGCCAATGTTGGAAAGCTTGCTAAAATTCCTTTTCCAATTATATTAAGTAAAAATTGGCATTGCATAACTCCAATGACTGTGACATACTGGAAGCTACACCATGAAAAATGATGTCCAAGCATTTTTACTATCTATTCAAACAGCATACATTTAACAGCGTTACAGTTTCCTGCATGCAGAACACAAAGGTTTGTCGTATCATGTGAGACTCGGATAATTTTTTGGTAGATTACAATCGAGAGAATGAGATGTTGACATAAGAATGGTTGGTGAAAGACTTGAAGTCACTGCCCATGCCTAATTTAATGAAATCTAAACATTTGGAGGAACCCTGATGTGTTTATTAGTATGAATTTTGCGAGGGAGTAATTGGTGGAAGTtagaatgataaaatattgaatgaTTCGTTACAAATAATGTCGTATCAATCAGTGGGCAGTAACTTGTTGTATGAACATTGTCTACAAAATTAATATACTTTTTGTACTTTCAGTgataataaacaattttttcaggttCCGTAGGtatgttattattttgttccaattgaatgatttttaatattaattccTAAGggcaataataacaacagtgATATAGTTATTATTAACGAACGAAGAACACACATAGGAAGAAATGAGAAGTAAACTCTCTACTCTCTAATCCAATCtgtttgatgaaaaatctttccATATATATAAACAATCATAAATTGTTGGGAGAGATAGAGAATAAATAGTTGGTATATGACGGTTCCTTATGTACTTATGTGTTCTGAACTCTCCACTTCAGTCAGGAGGCAGGCAGGGCAGGTTCCATATGTGGAGTGGCATGGTTCTGAAGCTGGTTGGTGGCATGGATGATGTCATCTACCATCCCCACCTACACTGCGTGGCACAGTTGGCACACCCTCGCGCGCTGCATTCTTAACTCCAAAGCAGAGTCATGAGAATGAAACAACTCGGTATTTGTATATTAATCGTAATCCTCGTTACttgaacaaaaacaaacaaacaaacaaacaaagaaaaagaaatacagatTAACTTCTCTCAAATCAAAATCATTCTTTGGAAGTATCAGATGAAAATAGTAATGAGTTCccattgaatttcaaaagtaaaaaaattataaatcaatAATATCTCTTAGGTAGCGCAAAATTCATTTCCCTTAATTATATCACATTAATGAACGATAGACATGATCCATTTTATCGTGGTACAATTATCATACGAATTAACTATGAACAtactatttttgaaaatttgggaattttttcaatatataatACTTCTTTTTGTACATATAAAGATAATTTGCATTTACGTAAGAATGGTTAAAACGTACTTTTTACCTGTACCGGATGGCTTCCAGGGGATTAACTAAACTGTTGTCTTTTCTTTGTAGTTTACCAAACTCATAGCAAATCACGATTATTTGGATAGATTTTTGCACGACATTtagagtttgaaatttgtattcgATATCTGTCACACTTCCACCCTCTGAGCGATGAGATgatcaatattttcagataTATACTCTGAATACCCCAAATCACCGTTATTAGTTATATGATGAATATGATTTAGAGGAGCGCCCGTAAACCAACCAGTACGTGTGGAATGAAATGTGTGGTTACTTGTGGATTCATACTTCGCGGATAGAAGTAATGCTGCGGTTCATCTATCAATGATTCAGAAAACTTGAATGAggtattaattttcatattcgaGCAGCGTTTCATCTGTAATTTGACGTTCCACgtgaaataacaaaataatgcTGGCGATATCAACTTTTTGAGATGAAAATCACCTCTCATCCTTTCAAACTTCGTTGCTGGAGTGAAGATCTAGTATTGAATTGAGTTGCGTGCACAGTAGTCACACCGAATATGGAACACTAAgttgaatagaattaaatACACGCGAAAAGTGAATAGACTCGGctttatacattttacaaCAAGTTTATCTAAGACTATATATTGTGCtataaattgaaatcaatttctcATTAGTGTGAAAAATGGAAAGTTTAGCCACTGTTATATACCATTTATTTTCCTTGCATACTGTAAAAATATGATCCATAACAGTTTTTTTGTCATCGTCGAATTTCACTTTGTCACATTTTATctagtaattaattaaaatcagCAGACGGAAGACAAAGATGTCTAGTATTAATATagaaattccatttttttgaCGTAAATAGAAGATAAAATTTTGGTTTACCTAATTTAACCATTCTTCCGTTGATGTTGAATTACGTCCCTATTCTTACAGCTCAATGTTGTCATAGAAACTCATTCTATGAATTTTATCAAAGTTATAAGTTTAGTGTAACTTTACGTGGCTTCGAGcgaatattaatatataacTCTGATCGGTGTGAAAATAGTCTTATGATTCGATCACATAGTATGATGATCCCCACACTAGCAATTAGAGACGACAATTCTATTTTCTATAATCTCAACACAAATAATTTGTACCGTATTTTTCTGACGACATAAAACAATTCAGGATAGTACTTCCCCATAATGCAGATGTACATCATGTGACATTTGGTATACATCATTTCAGCTGGTaacttcaaaaaatatttcacttccTCGTTTGCGGGTTCAGATGACATATTTCTCGGCATTACCATCTACTTAAAATTGATTCCGAAGAACTGGAAAATTGATATAAGGTGAGGGAAAATCCAGAAAAAAGGCTGGCGATCCACACTATTGATAAAGTTTTATCAACGGCGTGAAAATCGTTGTTGAGGAATTTTaactataaataaaaaccgagataaaaaatatttgaactcCGGTTGTTAGAGAGTCATCattcaagaaaaattatgaCTTTGTCAACAACGGTAAAAAACGATTTCTTGAGAACAAATAATACCCAACTAGATAAATACGGTACATACTACTTTtcctctgaaattttttaggaTTAGTCGACCAGTTACATCTTTAATGGCAATGTCAAGCGCAAAATGTGCCAACGTCTTAATCTATTGGAATGGTTTTCTTTTGTCTTATTTAAGTATATACTCcttcaataattttctgtaCATGGTAAGAAGAGTTAGACAAAATGGAAGTTGAAATATCAAGGGCCAATTTCAGGTTACATAACTAGATTTAAAGATGTTCAGGCTGCTTCGACGTTGATGTAATGTTACGAATCTGATTATTCGAATTAAAATCTAGATTTGTAAACTGAATGACCTGTGTATTTTAACATTGAATAGCTGATACTGATGATTCACTAATGATACTTTGATTTTCAGCTTGGACAGCAATTaggataaatatatttattttgtacacCAAGTTATCATTAAATAGATCCCAATGTTGCAAAGTGCATTCTCTGCTCGTATCAATCGACgcattataaaatatatgtatattgtagcattataaaattgatgatGACTTGGGtaaattgatcatttttacAGCACGGAATCATTGTGTTTTTTTCAGCGAAAATAAGCAGCTCATTactataaaataattcaacgaaaaatcaaataaaaatatagtatttatttatcgtaTTTGACTGATATTACAACTGGCTTGTTTGGTGTACGTTCATGAAGTTCTTTTTCCTTGTGGCATATGAAGCTCTCACATTGCAATGATGAGCAAGCTTGATCGAATATGTACAGCAAACAAACCAGGAAAAATGTTTACTTAAGAATATGTAAATAACTCAAAATCAAACCTTTCGTCAGCTGTGGCACTCTCATACTATTCATTTTCAGGTGAAAAAGGATTTTTTAACCATGTTGCGAGAGCACAAGGACATTGACAGACATTCTCATTGGAGTGATTGCAAGAAGAAATTAGAATCTGATTGGAGGTATAGACTGGTGGAATCTGCTACTGCTCGAGAGGACTGGTTTAGGGATTATATCCGTATACTGaaggaggaaagaaagaaagaaaaggaacgcGACAAGGATCATAAACACAGGGAGAAGGACCACCATAAATCTGAGAAGAAGGATAAAGACAGGAAAGACAACGACAAGTACAAAGACAAGTCCAAGGAAAAGGTTGATAAAGAAGTTAcaaaggagaaaaaacaaagaagaacaGAACTTAATCATGAGGAGAATGGTAAGGAAAAGCTCACCGTAGAGAAGGAAGCTGGGGAGGTTGAAGAGCCagaagagaagaaattgaaaagagaTAATGACGTAAGtattaacaacaaaaaataacgaacaaaCTTTTATACACCGTATATGGATTGAATCTCATTCTTCGCAATGGATAAAgataaacaatattttactgcagaaagaggaaaataatatTGCTTCCGATTCGGAAGAAGATCGCGAGAAGCAGAAACGCGAACGAGAACGAAGGGCTGAGGCCAGTTTAAGGGAACGCGAACGGGAAGTACAACGTACTCTCGCTACTCACCTCCGTGATCGGGATAAGGAAAGGCAACATCATAGGCACGCGGAAGCTGTTCAGCACTTCAGTGCACTTCTTGCCGATTTGGTACGGATCTTCTGTATTTCTGTCAGGTTTATGACACCGACTTTGTTTTTAGTAAGTTTCCGTCATCTAATATCAGTATGCATTTACAGGTTCGGAATGGCGATCTTGCTTGGCGCGAGGCCAAGCGACAATTAAGGAAAGATCATAGATGGGATTTAGCGGAGAGTCtagaaagagaagagaaggagCGGTTATTCAATGAACATATTGAACAGCTCGGTCGTAAAAAGCGCGATAAATTCAGGGAGCTACTAGACGAAGTTGGAGCATCTACAGAGCTTACCACGTCCTGGAGAGATATTaagaaaactttgaaagatGATCCCAGATATGTCAAGTTTTCTTCTAGTGATAGGGTGAgttaatttgtaattttcaatcgTCGCACAGAAGTACGGTTTGATATTCACCTTCACTATTctaatgaaaatcattttttattggcagaaatgtgaaaaagaattcaaagaATACATCAAGGATAAACTAGTTGCAGCCAAAGCTGATTTTAGAGAACTTCTCCAGGtttgtatatttaattttattcccaGATAGttggtatttaaaaaaagaaatactaTGCAGATAAACCGCAAGACACTGATGGATTGGGCTCTgaggaaatattttcgtttcagGAAACAAAACTGATAACCGATAAgacattcaaaaaaattcaagaaaacaGCGCTTGCCTGacagaaattgaagaaattttaagaaaagACAGAAGGTTCCTTGTGTTGGAAGCTGCAGCTGTGGAACGAACACGTTTGCTTATGGGTTATTTGGAGGAATTGGCTCGCAGAggtccaccaccaccacctaCAGCCTCAGAACCTTCTCGCAGACCAACAACAAAGTATGAATGATGATTTTAATGCagttatataaaattttgaattctttcaaatCCACAtaattcgaaagaaaaaacgtattcatggttttttgtttttgaataattgtcACCTAGCAAACGATCACTTGATTTACATGAATTGTTTTTGTTGCAGTTAATATCAGCCACGTTGCATCATCGAACGAATAAGTCTACTATTACATAGACAAGGCCATTACAGTAGTTGGAccgaatttatcaatttatttcctAGACTAATATCGTAACACTGTATACATCTagggtaaaataaaaacgaaacaagaAATGAAGTGTGTAATTTCACTAagtttttcattaatttcaaaattaaaaccAGAATAAGTTCAGCAGATATGCCAATTGATAGCGAAGACTCCCTGCAAAAACTGCTTATcacgtttcaaaaataatcgTCGTGAAATACTTGCATATCATTACCTGTATAtgttagtgaaaaaaaaagattatacaGCAAGAATTACCGTGCTCTCGCGGTTGTGATTTTTACTTATTCGTTTGGaggagtaaaaataaataaaaagacaaAAAGTGTAGCCCTCGGGTCCGTTCCCGCTCAAGGACATTCAAGGTCGCCGTGTTTATGACCGCTGCTACATATATAACTAGTCTTGAATAAAGCAAGGGAATATCATCAACGGGACAAGGAAGCGgttcgtgaaaatttattaaattcaatgtGTATAAAGGTCTTCTCTTTCATCCCACAATGATATAATTAACGCGTCTTGTGTGTACGAAGACGCGTACACGCGTTTACATTGGGACcagtttcgttacgttaaattttttcccgttCGATTCAACTAGGAGGTGCGGATACCTCGatggacaatttttattcctcgaTACAAAAGCCGTGGTGAGCGAGCCTGGGTGAGGTCGTGGCGATTCTTGAATGTCGTCCGGTTTGTACGGAAAACGAAGGCCGGGGACCTCGAGGCAGGGCGAGAATGCGAAGAAGGGGCCTCCCCGTGACACACGacaatatcattttttactccttttcttttactttGTTCGAAACTCCGAACGGCGTATCGGCGGCATAAGGCAGCTCTTACTCGCGGCCAGGTTCCACCTCCTACCTCGTTTCTACCTCTACCTCCTCCGACTGCCTCTACCTCCAGCTCGACGGCCTCGGCGTGAGTATCGCCAAGCCCGCGGGACGCGTGCTCAAGTGAAAGTAGGATTTTGCTTTCTACTGTTTAGTACTGAAATATGTTTTACGGACGTCTAAAATGACGAGTGATTCGATCGGTACGTGGTGtgataaattatcgaaattaaACAGTGGTGAACCAGCGTATACCTCCTGCGtgataatatataatatataagtaaataaatcgtAATAATATGCACTTCTGAGAAGAATGAAGGCGTTAACAACGGGTCCATCGGTGTATCCGGGTACCACCTTTAGCTGCAGATTTCTATTATGGACACTGTTCTTTTTGTCGTTTTACTCGGGTACTCGAGTACACGGAAATGCGGACTATCGACAGGGCTACAACAGTCCGCGTATGCTCAATGGTAAATACCCCATGATGAACGCATTCTTGTTGTGTTGtaattcgataaatattattaaaattactcaGCTAGGCGAGATACTCTGGTATTAAATGTTCGTGGATCGACGCCGTTGCGTTGCCGATAGAAAACGATTTTCTTCGACCGAGTTGAGCGGCCTTCGCGTGCGTCGGATTGTCAAATACTTGCCAATAGGTTGCttggaatttttcatacgTCATTTAATAGTCGGGACAATGATGAGTAACTGCGACTGATCCGAGCAAACTGGCCCTCAATTTTCAGAAATCCCAAACTTACGGTTTTGCCATTGCGTGTATATTCACTCcgaaaaaaatgatacgaTTTATCTCAACACCaataacgtaaaaataaagatgaaCCCGCTGTACATTTTAGAGAAAGATAATTTGGCTTGCCTGATTATTACATTAGTTCGAATCGTAATCGTTCGCAACCGATTTCGATGACACGCATTTACATCTTGTGCGtaatgtgattt contains:
- the LOC124307838 gene encoding transcription elongation regulator 1 isoform X2, which encodes MEVSSEQPAPTMEPAANTEQEATEEPTEETEEYNFDGDDYRPFIPRGRGGFRGRGRGAFDFPMRGGPPRFRGRGFGPRGPMFRGGNNGFPFEGPPRPNCPPGPGGPRFRGPPPFDPSWGPMGPPNLMGPPNMMGPPGMPPPHMMNGPLGAGPYGPPPGMGPPSMNGAQVAGQQTQQQIHQSQTNIPGLDLNGEVWVETKTGDGKSYFYNIRTRETTWTKPEGPNVKVMAQDQLEQLVHGAAKQGTGSTTPTGTIQSQPAETRVTQSGEQVTGSSETQSQAATSTPSSATTAPASEPTDTSVQPEISQTNASPSAVSALATNGTANMMQPPPNMLPMQHRMPTNQFGGPIPTPFGAAPFGMPPPGFQAFGNYGPPQTNWGMPQMPHGVMTPQTGVEDPAILAQIDPELVALALVWTEHRAPDGRMYYYNTKAGESVWEKPQPMKDFENAKLAIRQKADDIVPAGTQDVPIKLEKQEESSPETKENFKETENNKQKKDEVVPKESAKPQDKSRPISSTPVPGTPWCVVWTGDGRVFFYNPSSRISVWERPEDLVGRADVEKLIATPPDAVATPKNPHQSDSCESSDEEQPTPAKKPKQEEVVKVIPKEEEEKEGKKTIDIGKEAAIEAEVRAARERAIVPLDTRIKSFKDMLAEKDVSAFSTWEKELHKIVFDPRYLLLTSKERKQVFEKYVKERAEEERREKRNKMKERKEQFQKLLEEATLHGKSSFSDFAQKHGKDDRFKNVEKMRERESLFNEYLLEVRKREKEEKTAKREQVKKDFLTMLREHKDIDRHSHWSDCKKKLESDWRYRLVESATAREDWFRDYIRILKEERKKEKERDKDHKHREKDHHKSEKKDKDRKDNDKYKDKSKEKVDKEVTKEKKQRRTELNHEENGKEKLTVEKEAGEVEEPEEKKLKRDNDINNILLQKEENNIASDSEEDREKQKRERERRAEASLREREREVQRTLATHLRDRDKERQHHRHAEAVQHFSALLADLVRNGDLAWREAKRQLRKDHRWDLAESLEREEKERLFNEHIEQLGRKKRDKFRELLDEVGASTELTTSWRDIKKTLKDDPRYVKFSSSDRKCEKEFKEYIKDKLVAAKADFRELLQETKLITDKTFKKIQENSACLTEIEEILRKDRRFLVLEAAAVERTRLLMGYLEELARRGPPPPPTASEPSRRPTTN